A single window of Rubripirellula lacrimiformis DNA harbors:
- a CDS encoding TlpA family protein disulfide reductase, protein MSVHFNSQADSSKHRRRLTKFAIVLGSLVLLIGVFLGTFWNVCSEVDRRLEVFALDDVESVPQLLMKARRLHLGYQIEDWKVPETNEALSEISRRMRAKVDPTDPSYIEVKGIQNFYRVMAICQSSESHRIQEINDLGDDLFHWLACRESLTSSDLEPVFRYLNFLSTRRIDNATQVNAIDSLHDSVGGKLSEDQEVRQFENRIAAFRRRLELTGKKLELSGKTLSGDLVDLDDFNGKIVLLDFWSTTCRPCLRELPELKRLFVQNRSRGFSIIGVPADRFPGKLLDLVDEHEISWSQIWNPEANHRLMEELGIASIPSYVLLDRDGRIISVDVRLTAISDEESLEELLRKIL, encoded by the coding sequence ATGAGTGTTCACTTCAATAGCCAAGCTGATTCTTCAAAGCATCGTCGGCGATTGACGAAATTTGCGATTGTTCTTGGTTCTCTTGTATTGTTGATTGGCGTCTTTCTGGGAACCTTCTGGAACGTGTGTTCCGAGGTCGATCGACGCCTTGAAGTCTTTGCGCTTGATGACGTTGAGAGTGTTCCCCAGCTTTTAATGAAGGCGAGGCGACTGCATCTTGGCTATCAAATAGAAGACTGGAAAGTCCCTGAGACGAATGAGGCGTTGAGCGAAATCTCGCGCCGAATGCGAGCTAAAGTCGACCCAACTGATCCTTCTTACATTGAGGTTAAAGGAATCCAAAACTTCTACCGTGTCATGGCGATTTGCCAGTCTAGCGAGTCGCACCGTATTCAAGAAATCAATGATTTGGGCGATGACTTGTTTCATTGGCTAGCGTGCAGAGAGAGTTTGACTTCGTCTGACTTGGAGCCCGTATTTCGCTATTTAAACTTTTTATCAACGCGTCGTATTGACAATGCGACTCAGGTTAATGCCATTGATTCGCTTCACGATTCAGTCGGTGGGAAACTCTCCGAAGATCAAGAAGTCCGGCAGTTTGAGAATCGAATCGCCGCTTTCCGACGCAGATTGGAATTGACAGGAAAAAAGCTGGAGTTGAGCGGGAAAACGCTTTCGGGAGATTTAGTTGATCTCGATGATTTCAACGGCAAGATTGTTCTGCTTGACTTTTGGAGTACCACCTGTAGGCCTTGTTTGAGAGAACTTCCCGAGCTTAAACGTCTCTTCGTTCAGAATCGATCTCGCGGATTCTCTATCATTGGAGTTCCCGCAGACCGTTTTCCTGGGAAACTTCTTGATCTTGTTGACGAACATGAAATTAGTTGGTCGCAAATTTGGAATCCAGAAGCAAATCATCGGTTGATGGAAGAGCTGGGCATCGCATCCATTCCCTCTTATGTATTGCTCGATCGGGACGGTCGTATTATCTCGGTCGATGTGAGGTTAACTGCAATTTCTGATGAGGAGAGTCTTGAAGAATTGTTGAGAAAAATTCTTTAG
- the tnpA gene encoding IS66 family insertion sequence element accessory protein TnpA → MNRAETAKLWTERLQRFEQAQMTVAQFCSAEGVSQPSFYNWKRKLRSTRDPKVPVVAKFVPVSFQATPDRPAPAANLANATIELPGGIRIRIEVPTDSQPNPLRKDQP, encoded by the coding sequence ATGAATCGAGCCGAAACCGCGAAGCTTTGGACGGAGCGTCTGCAACGATTTGAGCAAGCTCAGATGACGGTCGCTCAATTCTGTTCCGCCGAAGGTGTTTCGCAGCCGTCTTTCTACAACTGGAAACGCAAGCTGCGGTCGACGCGGGATCCGAAAGTCCCCGTCGTGGCCAAGTTTGTGCCCGTCTCGTTTCAAGCCACACCGGATCGCCCCGCTCCCGCAGCCAATCTCGCGAACGCGACGATTGAACTTCCCGGTGGCATCCGCATTCGTATCGAAGTGCCAACTGATTCTCAGCCGAATCCACTGCGCAAGGATCAACCATGA
- a CDS encoding IS66 family transposase — protein sequence MDPKPLPADLDAAHALIQKQAVALELKDKLIEEQAHSVLELKSDRDKLDEKNIELNLTIEKLLKQLFGRKSERRIDCDGQLHFDLGEEPTPEVISALEEAICDARQIVDDAEEDKKKRRRNRSATGDRKFPEHLPRYERIVDVPEGKREGLTLIGYDEVETLEWVPADLKVRLTKYAKYVHPTDKAQGIVSPERPTGLVEWDRFDASIGVEVVAWKYFYHLPFYRQQDMFGASGWTPSRSTLQNIETAVEFALRPLAEHLQSILKQDPTVGCDDTGVLLITPAAMPDLSDHPRGKRITEVLEKAMTTGKPSIKANFWGYYASRLPVVAFDFTVSRHRDGPDDVLSDFEGNLIGDCWSGFQKIQIRSDSRITFAACWAHARRKIDECRSAFPIQVAKLESLIGNLYDVEDQCKHLTAPEQLSRRQSLSRHVLDQIEAYLSSEAMQSPKVLPKSNLGMAAAYVRRHWEALHRFTEDVSIPLDNNDCEQLMKRVATGRKNWMFKGSVAAGERAANLMTIIGSAIRNNLDVRAYLDDVLRRALSGETDWQSMTPHAWKAEHPESIRQYRDDERRQAADRKKTRRARRRTRKK from the coding sequence ATGGATCCCAAACCACTCCCCGCCGACCTCGATGCTGCTCATGCGTTGATTCAAAAACAAGCCGTCGCACTGGAGTTGAAAGACAAGCTGATTGAGGAACAAGCCCACAGCGTCTTAGAACTTAAGTCCGACCGTGACAAACTCGACGAGAAGAACATCGAGCTGAACCTGACGATCGAGAAACTTCTCAAGCAACTTTTTGGTCGCAAGAGTGAGCGACGCATCGACTGTGACGGCCAGCTGCATTTCGACTTGGGCGAAGAGCCCACGCCCGAAGTCATCAGCGCACTCGAAGAAGCGATCTGCGACGCTCGACAAATTGTTGACGATGCCGAAGAAGACAAGAAGAAGCGACGACGAAATCGCTCCGCAACCGGCGACCGCAAGTTCCCCGAACATTTGCCGCGCTATGAACGCATCGTCGATGTGCCCGAAGGAAAACGCGAAGGCTTGACCCTGATCGGCTATGACGAAGTTGAAACGCTGGAGTGGGTTCCCGCGGATCTCAAAGTCCGACTAACCAAGTATGCCAAATACGTCCACCCAACCGACAAAGCGCAAGGCATCGTCAGCCCCGAGCGGCCCACGGGCCTCGTCGAATGGGATCGCTTCGACGCCTCGATCGGTGTCGAGGTGGTGGCCTGGAAGTACTTCTATCACCTGCCGTTCTATCGTCAACAAGACATGTTCGGGGCCAGCGGCTGGACGCCCAGTCGCAGCACACTGCAGAACATCGAAACGGCCGTCGAGTTCGCCCTGCGTCCGCTCGCCGAGCACTTGCAGAGCATTCTGAAACAAGATCCCACCGTTGGCTGTGATGACACCGGCGTGCTGTTGATTACGCCCGCCGCGATGCCGGACTTATCGGATCACCCGCGCGGTAAACGTATCACCGAGGTCCTCGAGAAGGCGATGACCACAGGCAAGCCAAGCATCAAAGCGAACTTCTGGGGCTACTACGCTTCACGGCTTCCGGTTGTCGCTTTCGACTTCACGGTTAGCCGTCACCGTGATGGTCCGGACGACGTGCTGAGTGACTTTGAAGGTAACCTGATTGGCGACTGTTGGTCGGGATTTCAGAAGATCCAAATACGAAGCGACTCGCGAATCACTTTCGCAGCGTGCTGGGCACATGCGCGTCGCAAGATCGACGAGTGCCGCAGTGCGTTCCCGATCCAAGTGGCGAAACTTGAGTCGTTGATTGGAAATCTTTACGACGTGGAGGATCAATGCAAACACCTTACTGCGCCGGAGCAACTTTCGCGACGCCAAAGCCTGTCACGTCATGTTCTGGATCAGATCGAAGCCTATCTTTCCAGTGAAGCGATGCAGTCACCGAAGGTGCTTCCCAAGAGCAACCTTGGGATGGCGGCGGCCTACGTCCGTCGGCACTGGGAGGCACTCCATCGTTTTACCGAAGATGTATCGATCCCGCTGGACAACAACGACTGCGAGCAGTTGATGAAGCGGGTGGCGACGGGTCGCAAGAACTGGATGTTCAAAGGCTCGGTGGCCGCGGGCGAACGGGCTGCAAACTTAATGACAATCATCGGGAGCGCGATCCGCAACAACTTGGACGTGCGAGCGTACTTGGATGATGTCCTGCGGCGTGCGCTATCCGGCGAAACCGACTGGCAATCAATGACGCCCCATGCCTGGAAGGCAGAACATCCCGAATCGATCCGGCAATACCGCGACGACGAACGTCGCCAAGCCGCCGACCGCAAGAAAACTCGCCGCGCCCGCCGCCGAACCCGCAAAAAGTAA
- a CDS encoding histidine phosphatase family protein: MPKKSDLFPHLNPATAARSKFMGCLLAVAGMLFAANAAQAELKIYYIRHAEGGHNVTQDWADVPKEQWPAYVGNPNMFTPKGEGQVRQATEKLQQYHFDFIAVSPMWRARNTVLPYLQATDARAQVWPELHEMYASHLILTPDLPKPTVKILGAGKLIEVPAEETPYMELRKDGMHKFKLPLFAKDHADMEGEAAAARVILQAAVDRIQKRFGGTDQSILLVGHGSSGKGLMRMLTGNRQSGLREGLENAGIWMVAQQPDGTFELKMYNDQPVVNGKLVPAIPQ; encoded by the coding sequence ATGCCAAAGAAGTCTGATCTGTTCCCCCATCTGAATCCCGCCACCGCTGCACGTTCAAAGTTCATGGGGTGCCTGCTTGCGGTCGCTGGAATGCTGTTCGCAGCAAACGCTGCCCAAGCCGAGTTGAAGATCTATTACATCCGGCATGCCGAAGGTGGGCATAACGTCACACAGGATTGGGCGGACGTCCCCAAGGAGCAATGGCCAGCGTACGTCGGCAACCCCAACATGTTCACACCCAAGGGGGAAGGTCAGGTCCGTCAGGCCACCGAGAAGCTGCAGCAGTACCACTTCGACTTCATCGCCGTCAGCCCGATGTGGCGGGCACGCAACACCGTCCTGCCGTACTTGCAAGCGACGGATGCCAGAGCCCAGGTTTGGCCCGAGCTGCACGAGATGTATGCCAGTCATCTGATCCTGACGCCCGACCTGCCAAAGCCGACGGTCAAGATTTTGGGGGCGGGGAAGTTGATCGAAGTACCCGCCGAAGAAACGCCGTACATGGAACTGCGAAAAGACGGCATGCACAAATTCAAGTTGCCATTGTTCGCAAAGGATCACGCGGACATGGAGGGCGAGGCCGCGGCGGCGCGAGTGATCTTGCAGGCGGCCGTTGACAGAATCCAAAAACGTTTTGGCGGTACGGACCAATCGATCCTGTTGGTCGGTCATGGCAGCAGCGGGAAAGGCCTGATGCGAATGCTGACCGGCAACCGACAATCGGGACTTCGCGAAGGACTCGAAAACGCCGGAATCTGGATGGTCGCCCAGCAGCCCGACGGCACCTTCGAACTAAAGATGTACAACGACCAGCCCGTCGTCAACGGCAAGCTCGTCCCGGCCATCCCTCAATAG
- a CDS encoding ABC transporter ATP-binding protein has translation MKRIESEEISHALKKQSCPAIDVENLRKSYKDVVAVNGLSLKVEPGETFGLLGPNGAGKSSTIRMLVGLTSPDSGKIKLFDEPAGFQTVSMKQRIGYVPEQHLMYRWMTVREIMEFVKAFYPRWDESLCDELIDLFDLPFNRKVQGLSKGMTSKLGLVIALSTRPEILILDEPTSGLDPLIRDEFLEGILRTQSDETRTVLFSSHHVDDVERLADRIGIMHRGQLILNEKVERLRSEAVQVNLVLRDGSLPRWRPTEVVYEHLQRREWTVTLFPFREELVDAIRSRNPVRSVECSEIGIEQLFKQVIRGNQLSENESIDHA, from the coding sequence ATGAAAAGAATTGAATCGGAAGAAATCTCGCATGCATTGAAAAAACAATCCTGTCCCGCAATCGACGTAGAAAACCTACGAAAATCTTACAAAGACGTGGTCGCTGTGAACGGTCTATCTCTCAAAGTAGAACCAGGGGAGACCTTTGGACTACTTGGACCAAATGGTGCAGGAAAGAGCAGCACGATTCGCATGTTGGTTGGGCTGACTAGTCCGGATTCAGGAAAGATCAAGCTTTTTGATGAACCAGCAGGATTTCAAACGGTATCAATGAAACAGCGAATAGGATATGTCCCCGAACAACATCTCATGTACCGATGGATGACTGTTCGCGAGATAATGGAATTTGTCAAAGCGTTCTACCCTCGTTGGGACGAATCTCTATGCGATGAATTAATTGACTTGTTTGATCTTCCTTTCAATCGAAAAGTTCAAGGACTCTCGAAAGGAATGACGTCAAAACTTGGCCTCGTTATTGCATTGTCGACGCGACCTGAAATCCTTATTCTTGATGAGCCGACTTCTGGTCTCGATCCGCTTATTAGAGACGAGTTTCTTGAGGGCATCCTCAGGACCCAGTCCGATGAAACGCGGACAGTACTCTTTTCGAGCCATCACGTTGACGATGTCGAGCGACTAGCGGATCGCATCGGCATTATGCACCGGGGACAGCTTATTCTAAACGAGAAAGTTGAGCGTCTTCGTTCAGAAGCTGTGCAAGTCAACTTGGTCCTTCGAGACGGAAGCCTTCCACGTTGGCGTCCGACTGAGGTGGTTTACGAGCATCTTCAGCGGCGAGAATGGACCGTGACGTTGTTCCCATTCCGCGAAGAATTGGTAGATGCAATTCGTTCTAGAAACCCAGTGCGAAGCGTCGAATGCAGTGAGATCGGTATAGAGCAACTCTTCAAGCAGGTGATTCGCGGCAATCAGTTGAGTGAAAACGAAAGCATTGACCATGCTTAA
- the tnpB gene encoding IS66 family insertion sequence element accessory protein TnpB (TnpB, as the term is used for proteins encoded by IS66 family insertion elements, is considered an accessory protein, since TnpC, encoded by a neighboring gene, is a DDE family transposase.), producing MIGLPDGMPIYLCTEPVDFRKGFDGLTGIVTTSLGKSVTDGSLFLFVNRKRDRIKALWWETGGLTLWYRRLEQGTVELPTPPCDQTHVTIDSVELAMWIAGVSLKSAKTRRKRMVA from the coding sequence ATGATCGGATTGCCTGATGGCATGCCGATCTATCTGTGCACCGAGCCGGTCGACTTTCGAAAAGGCTTTGATGGTCTGACCGGAATCGTCACCACCTCGTTGGGCAAGAGCGTCACCGACGGTTCGCTGTTTCTGTTTGTCAATCGAAAGCGAGACCGCATCAAAGCCCTCTGGTGGGAGACTGGTGGATTGACCTTGTGGTACAGGCGACTCGAGCAAGGCACCGTCGAGCTGCCAACGCCTCCCTGTGATCAAACGCACGTCACGATCGATTCGGTCGAACTGGCCATGTGGATCGCAGGCGTCTCACTGAAATCGGCCAAGACAAGACGCAAGCGAATGGTGGCGTAG
- a CDS encoding GntR family transcriptional regulator, whose translation MKIDPKSHTPIFQQIAEQLRSRIRNQAYLPGEMLPSLRSFAVEIGVNPNTIQRAYEMLEREGIVESRRGVGIFVTRDEARLSDRLEQQTLNKLKKIIEKALRSGVSPDRVRALFESSLRNYLSELDA comes from the coding sequence ATGAAGATCGACCCGAAAAGTCATACTCCAATCTTCCAACAGATAGCTGAACAACTCCGGTCGCGCATTCGCAACCAAGCGTATCTTCCGGGAGAAATGCTGCCCTCGTTGCGGTCATTTGCCGTGGAAATTGGCGTCAACCCGAACACGATACAACGGGCCTACGAGATGCTAGAGCGAGAGGGAATCGTTGAGTCACGAAGGGGCGTTGGAATCTTCGTTACGCGAGACGAAGCACGCCTGTCGGACCGACTTGAACAACAAACCTTGAACAAGCTGAAGAAAATAATCGAAAAGGCACTACGCAGTGGGGTGAGTCCCGACCGGGTGCGAGCACTATTTGAGTCATCCCTACGCAACTATCTGTCTGAGTTAGATGCATGA